CGGAACCAATACAGGTTCGCGAACTGCTGGTCGGGCAGCTGATACAGCTTGCCGTCAGGACCGGTGGTGAAGGACTTGCCCATGAAGTCGTCGATATCCAGGGTAGGCAGGGTAACGTCCTTGCCTTCACCGGCCATCCAGTCGGTCAGGTTGACAACATGACCGGAACGGAAGTGGGTGCCGATAAGGTCGGAGTCGTTGACGTATGCGTCAAACACGTTTTCGCCGGACTGCATCTGCACCTGCAGCTTTTCAATAACGTCGCCTTCCTGAATCAGGTCGTGCGTGATCTTGATACCGGTAATTTCGTAAAACGCCTTTGCGAGCACCTTGGATTCGTACTCGTGTGTGGGAATGGTTTCGGAAACGACCTTGATTTCCATGCCGCGGAACGGCTTACCGGCCTTGATGAACCATTCCATTTCCTTCATCTGATCAGCTTTGCTCAGCGTGGAAGGCTGAAATTCCTGATCAATCCATTTCTTCGCAGCTGCTTTGTAATCTGTGTCACTGGCGGCAACACCAGCACCAGCAAAGCTCAGGAACGCTGTTACCAGCGCCCCGACCATGAAGACATGCCTCAGCTTCATACATACCTCCGTGTTGAAAATAGAGAACTCCAGTAACTCCATTGATCGGCAGCAACATCGCCGGATCTTTCATCCCTATTGCATGTCGCTCAAACCGCCGGGGGCGATCATCCCCAGCGCTGTACGGCAACAATAAAGCCCACGGAAAACACTGTCGCAATCCATACCGGATAGTCGGTAAGCCCCACCCAGGCCAAGTGAATGTATGCACTGCTCAGCAGCCCGACAAACAGACGGTCCCCCCTTGTGGTCACAATGGGCAGCAGCCCCTTGCGCGCAACGTTAGGGGAAACAATCTCCCAACAGGTCATGCCTATAAGCATAACCACAATCACAATGAAAAAACCAGCAGTAACAGGCGTCCACGCCATCCATTCCATATCCATGTCCGGCTCCTTTGCCTGAAAACTAAACCCGGCCGAGGGCAAAACCCTTGGCAAGATGGTTACGCACAAACCAGATGACCAGTGCACCGGGTACGATGGTCAGAATACCCGCCGCGGCCAGCAGCCCCCAGTCCAGACCGGTGGCGCTTACGGTACGCGTCATGGTTGCTGCGATGGGCTTGGCCGACGTGGTTGTAAGGGTACGTGCCAGCAGCAGTTCAACCCAGCTGAACATGAAGCAGAAGAAGGCGGTAACCCCGATGCCCGCACGGATAAGCGGAATGAACACGCGCAGGAAGAAATGCGGGAAGGAGTAGCCGTCTATGAAAGCTGTTTCGTCTATCTCGCGCGGCACGCCGGACATGAAGCCTTCAAGAATCCACACCGCCAGCGGCACGTTGAACAGACAGTGCGCAAGAGCCACGGCTATGTGGGTATCGATGAGATTGAAGGTGGAATACAGCTGGAAGAACGGCAGCAGAAATACCGCAGGGGGTGCCATGCGGTTGGTGAGCAGCCAGAAGAACACATGCTTGTCGCCGATGAAGCGGAAGCGTGAAAAGGCATAGGCTGCGGGCAACGCCGTGACCAGCGAGATGACCATGTTCATGGTCACGTAGATGATGGAGTTTATGTAGCCGGAATACCACGAGGGGTCCCCGAATATTTTCATGTAGTTCTCAAGGGTCGGGTGCTCCGGATACATGGCCAGACTGCCGAGAATCTCCGCGTTGGTACGCAGCGACATGTTCAGCATCCAGTAGATGGGCAGAAACAGCACCACCAGATACAGAGCGAGCACAAAGTAGCGTTTGCGTATCTTCATTACTTGTCTCCCGTGCCCACGGCCTGCAGTGCCTGATAGAACAGCCAGCAGAACAGCAGGACGATAAGGAAGTAGATGAGTGAGAATGCGGCCGCAGGCCCGAGGTCGAACTGGCCCACCGCTACCTTCACCAGATAGATGGACAGGAAGGTGGTTGAGTTGCCGGGACCGCCGCCCGTAAGGACGAATGGTTCGGCGTAGATGAGGAAGCTGTCCATGAACCGCAGCAGAAGCGCGATGGTGAGCACCCCGCGCATCTTGGGCAGCTGGATATAGCGGAATATGGCCCACGCCGAGGCACCGTCGATCTTGGCAGCCTGATAATACGCTTCCGGAATGGCGCGCAGACCGGCATATGCCAGCAATGCCACCAGCGGGGTCCAGTGCCACACTTCCATGAGCATCACGGTAATCCACGCATCAATCGGACTCGCCGTGTGGTCGAACGGTATTCCAAGCCCGTTTATGGTGGCCCCGAACAACCCGATATCCGGCCGGGTGAAGATGATCCATATGGTGCCGATAACGTTCCACGGAATCAGCAGCGGCAAGGCCAGCACCACCAGACAGGCCGATGAGCCCCAGCCTTTCTTGGGCATCATGAGCGCTATGGCTATGCCCAGCGGCATCTCGATGAGCAGTACCAGGCCGGAGAACAGAAGCTGCCGCCAGAGCGCTTCATGCAGGCGGCTGTCTGAAAGTACTTCCTTGAACCATTCGGTGCCTATGAAGAAACGCTGACCGGGGCCAAAAATATCCTGCACGGAATAGTTCACCACGGTCATGAGCGGAATCACGGCACTGAACGCCACGATGATAAAGACGGGCAGAATGAGGAACCACGCCCTGTTATTTTCCCATTTGTTCATAGTTCCCCCTACCCGACCAGCCGTTCGTTGAAGAAGAGTCTGGTCTTGTCCGCAGGAAAGACCACCCAGCAGGCACCGTCGACTACGGTGCGGCTATCGCTGACGCGGGCTTTTATCTCCTGACCACCAAACTGCACTGTCACAATGCGACAGAAACCCTGATCTTCCACCCCCAGCACACGCCCCTCAAACGCGGGGGCATTGCCGCACTCTTCACGAGTGGCAAACACGCCGGTGTACATGGGTCGTATGCCGATCTTGAAATCCGTCCCCAGGCGGGAAGCCCGCACGCCGCAGCCTTCTTCCAGCGGAATAGCGGAGCCGTTCACGCGGGCGAAATCACCGTCCAGCGTACACTTCATGAAGTTCATGCCGGGGCTGCCGATGAAGTAGCCCACGAATTCATGCTCCGGACGTTCGAACAGTTCTTCCGGCGTTCCGGTCTGCACAATCTCGCCCTCGTACATGATCACGATCTTGTCGGCGAAGGTCATGGCCTCCACCTGATCGTGGGTCACGTAGATCATGGTCAGGCCGAATTCGTTATGAATCTCTTTGAGCTTGCGACGCAGTTCCCATTTCAGGTGCGGATCGATAACCGTAAGGGGTTCGTCAAAGAGAATGGCGGCAACGTCGCTGCGCACCAGCCCGCGCCCCAGAGATATTTTCTGCTTCGCATCAGCGGAAAGTCCCGCGGCACGTTTGCCGAGGTCTGCCGACAGCTCGAGCGTATCGGCTATCTTGCGCACGCGGGCATCCACATCGCGGGAAGGAACGCCCCGGTTGCGAAGCGGAAAGGCAAGGTTGTCGTACACCGTCATGGTGTCGTAGAGCACGGGAAACTGGAATACCTGCGCTATGTTGCGTTGTTCCGGCTGCAGAGAGGAAACGTCTTTTCCGTCATACAGTATCTGCCCGTGAGAAGGCTTGAGCAGGCCGGAAATGATATTCAACATGGTTGTCTTGCCACATCCGGAAGGACCAAGCAGGGCATAGGCCCCGCCATCATCCCACGTGGTGTGCACGCGTTTGAGCGCGAAATCATCATCGTTCCTGGGATTCGGCTTGTAGCTGTGCTTGATTTCGTTCAGGTCTATTCGGGCCATGGTCTTTCTCCGCTATCTGCCGTGCTTGGGCGCGACAAGCAGATTGCCCGCCTTGTTGAACACATAGAAGTCGCCGGGATGCGCGTATACGGCAATGCGGCTCCCGACCTTGCGGGTATGCACCCCTTCTTCCTGCACAACATAAGATTCGTTGCCGTGCATGAAATGGATGAAGGTTTCCGAGCCGTTGATTTCCGCAAGTCCTACAGTACCCGTGATAGGGAAATAGCCTTCTCCGAGATCAAACAACGAAAACTTGTTCGAGCGGATACCGAAGGTATATTCCCCCTTGGGCAGGGCTGCGATTTCCGACGTGGGAGGAAGACACAGGTCTTCACCGAAACGATTGCAGTTTTCTTCGATGCTGACAGGAATGAAGTTGATGGGCGGATCGCTGAACACCTGCGCCACCTTCACATTGGCAGGATTCTGATACACATCGGTGGTGGTTCCCACCTGCAGCACCCGCCCCTCGTGCATGACGATGACGTTGCCGCCCAGCATCAGGGCCTCTGAAGGTTCCGTGGTTGTATACACCACAACAGAATCGCGCTGGCCGAATATCTTCTGCAGCTCGTCGCGCAGTTCCTCACGCAATTTGTAATCGAGGTTGACCAGAGGTTCGTCGAGAAGAAGCAGGTCCACGTCCTTGACCAAAGCACGGGCTATGGCGGTACGCTGCTGCTGCCCACCGGAAAGTTCGGCAGGAAGCCGGTCCAGAAGATGATCAATATGCAACATGGAAGCCGCCTCGCGGACACGCCTGTCCACTTCCGCCTTGGGAACGCCATGAATCTTCAGGGGCGAGGCAATGTTGTCGTAGATGGTAAGGGAAGGATAATTGATGAACTGCTGATATACCATGCCGATATTGCGCTTGCGGACGGACACCCCTGTCACATCCACGCCACCGGCAACAACAGTGCCCTTACTCGGCCTGTCCAGCCCTGCCATGACCCGCAGAAGCGAGGTCTTTCCGGCCAGAGTTCTGCCGAGCACGACGTATCTCGAACCCGGCTCCAGGTGCAGGGAAATGTCCTTGAGATGAACTTCCTGCCCCACAAACTTAGAAACATCTTTGAGTTGTAAACCCATACAAAGCACTCCAGGTAATCACCATCGGCTTTATAGCCCGCACTCGCCTTCGCCGTGGGTAACAATCAAAATGAATGTTCGGATTTGAAAACTACCAATAGAATCCCCCTTCGTTTTTCGCACACTTCCTCAGCACGGCCGTCGCTATTCCGCCACATGCAGCGCAACGCCCGCACGACGCATGATCTCCACAAGCTCTTCCGGCGGGCGCTTGTCGGTGAACAGGGCATCTATCTCCTCTATGCTGCCCAGTCTCACCATGGCGTTGCGGCCGAATTTGGTGTGGTCCGTAACCAGAAACACCTTGCGGGAATTTTCCATGATCGCCCGCGCTGCACGCACTTCGCGGTAATCGAAATCCAGCAGGGTGCCGTCCATGTCTATGCTGCTTATGCCTATGATGCCGTAATCCACCTTGAACTGGCGGATGAAATCTATGGTTGCCTCGCCCACGATGCCGCAATCCTTGTGGCGCACCAGCCCGCCCGAAACGATGACCTCGAAGGAAGCGTTCTTGGACATGGTCTGCGCCACATTGATATTGTTGGTTATGACCCGCAGCTTGTCATGCTTGAACAGGGCCTTGGCAACCTCTTCCGTCGTGGTTCCTATATTAATGAAGAGCGATGACCGGGCAGGAATCTGCTGGGCAACCAGCCGCGCTATCTCGCGCTTTTCCTGCAGGCACATGATCCTCCGGTCCAGATAATCCACGTTTTCCGTGCTGAGCACGGGACCGGCACCACCATGGTGCCGCTGCAGCAGGCCCTGCCTGCTCAGAATATTTATATCGCGGCGCACCGTCTGGGGCGTAACGCTGAACATTTCGGCAAGGGCACCTATAGACATAAAGCCTTGCTCCCTTATCAGCTGCAGCACCTGTTCATGCCGCATACGCACAGCTTCATGCCTGCCTTCCGCCGCCTCTTCCGCAGCATCCTGCGTATCAAACATCGATCAGCACCTCACACCGGCTTATTTTCACTTTCAAACATTACAATTCCATTTCTGTTCACTATCGAAAAAAACAATGACTATTCATGCTGTTTTTGGTAAAAAAATTCATCATTCAGCTACAAGCCGGTATTTTTTTCCTCTTTCATTGGTATCACGTTCAGTTTTTTGCTACAAGAGAAAATAGCTCTTTTCGCAAGAGACCCGAAACAGACCGTTTCTGTGCCCTTGCGAACCCTTTTGCAAGAATTGTGGCCCGGAAAACACGACGCAAAGACCGATGCATACCGGCAGGCATGTCAACAGCGGACACATGGGGTCGGCCAAATGAAAACTCTATCAACTACCGTTCTTATCATTGGTGGCGGCGCAACGGGCACGGGGCTGGCAAGGGATCTTTCCCTTCGCGGGGTTCACTGCCTGCTTGTGGAAAAGCGCGACATCAACTCGGGGGCTTCCGGCGCCAACCACGGGCTGCTGCACAGCGGCGCCCGCTATGTGGCATCGGATTCCGAAGCAGCCATTGAATGCCGTGAAGAAGGCGCAATCCTCAAAAAACTGGCCCCCCAGTGTATCGACGACACGGGCGGCCTGTTTGTTGCCGTTCCCGGCGACAATGAAGATTACATCGCCAATTTCGAATCCATGTGCGCACGCAGCGCGGTTCCCTGCACCGCCATATCGCCGGAAGAAGCCAGAGCGCTCGAGCCAGCCCTCGCCGACAACATCATCGCGGCCTACAGCGTTGAAGATGCCGCCGTTGATCCCTTCATGCTCTCGCTGGACAACCTTGCGCATGCCGTGACCCTTGGCAGCGAATACCGCTGCAACGCCCGCGTCACAAACCTGCACATACGCAACGGCCGCATTGAAAAAGTATCCGTCCATGACGATACCACCGGCGAAGAATTTCTGGTGGAAGCCCAGCTCGTGGTAAACGCCGCAGGCGCGTGGGCAGGCAAGATTGCTTCCATGGCCGGGGCAAAGATACACCTGCTCTACTCCTCCGGCAGCCTGCTCATCACGCAGAACCGCCTGACCTCCCGCGTCATCAACCGGCTGCGCAAGGCTGCGGACTCCGACATTCTTGTTCCCGGCGGCACTGTTTCCGTTCTCGGCACCACCTCCGTCACCATTGACGATCCGGACAAGAGCCGACCGACAGTGGAAGAAGCCGACCGCATCATAGACGATGCCCGCGCCATGATGCCCCTGCTGGAAACCACCCGCTACATCCGTGCTTACGCAGGCGTGCGGCCCCTTGTTCTGGCCGGAAACGCCGGCGATGCCCGCAACGTGAGCCGAGGCTTCAGCCTCATCGATCATGCGCGTGACAGCATAGAGAACTTTGTGACCATAACCGGTGGCAAGCTCACCACCTTCCGGCTCATGGCGGAACGGACAGCCGACCTTGTCTGTGCCAAGCTGGGAGTTTCCGCCCCCTGTGTGACACGGGAGGTTCCCCTGCCCGCCTCCACCATGGGCAGATGGACGGAACCCGGGCTCACCGCCAAGGCATGGCTCGGCACCCGCGACGTGCACGACCAGATTCTGTGCGAATGCGAAATGGTTTCGCGCAGTGTCGTCGACAATATTATTGATACCATCGGGGCCGAAGGTCCCAACAGAGGCGATTCCATGCTCACCGCCATCGGCCTGCGCAGCCGTGTGGGCAAAGGCCCCTGTCAGGGCGGGTTCTGCGGCCTGCGCGTGACCAGCCATCTGTATGACAGAGGCTGCGTGCACGCCGAGCAGGGTGTGGACGAACTCAAGAACTTCATAGAGCGCCGCTGGCGCGGTTTCTCGCCCATTCTGTGGGGCCTGCCCGCCATGCAGGCCGACCTGCAGGAAGCGCTCTACTGCGGCATGATGGATATGGAACTCAACGGCCACAGACCGGATGCGGACACGCTCGGCGCAGACAGCATGCAGGAAATTTCCTCTCTCGGGGGCAGGGAATGAACAGGTACGACACCATTTACGATGTCATGGTCATAGGCTCCGGCTTTGCGGGCATGGCTGCCACCCTTTTCGCGGCAGAACGCGGCCTGAAGGTGGCCCAGACCGGGGCCACCGGCGGCATTGACTTCAGCACGGGCTTTCTCGACCTGATGGCCGTGCATCCTGTGGCCGAAGGCCGCTACTGGGATTCACCCTGGGATGCCATCGATGCCGTCATTGCCGACCATCCGGCCCACCCCTATGCCCGTCTCGGCAAAGACCGCATTCGTACCGCCATGAACGACTTCACGGAGTTCCTGCGCAGCCAGAAGCTTGAATACATGGGGCATGAAGACCGTAACACCCCCATTCTTTCTCCCGCCGGAACGGTAAAGCGCACCTACCGCATTCCGCGTACCGCATGGAAGGGAACCGAAGCCCTGCGCGACAAGGCCCCTACCCTGATCGTGGACTTCAACGGTCTGAAAGGCTTCAGCGGGCGGCAGATCGTGGAAATGCAGCAGACTGCATGGCCCCGCCTCAAGACTGTGCGGGTGGATTTTCCCGGTTCCTTCGGAGAGCTCTATCCCGAACACATGGCATGGACGCTCAGCTCCCCTGAGCGATGCAGGGAACTTGCCGATTCCATTGCGGAACAGGCAAAGGACGTGGAGTACATAGGCTTTCCTGCCGTGCTGGGGCTGAACGATCCCGTGCGCACGGTCACCCTGCTCGAAGAGCTCACCGGCAAGCATGTGTTCGAAATTCCCACGCTGCCTCCGTCCATCACCGGCCCGCGCCTCAGAGCTACATTTGACCGAGGGCTGGCGCCCAGAGGGGTGTGCACCTTCTCACAAAAACTGGTGCTGGAAGCCCGCCGCGACAAAGACGGACTCTTCACCTTCCTCATCGGTGTTCCCGGCGATGCCCGTCCGGTAAAGGCACGCAACGCCATTCTCGCAACGGGCCGCTTCTTCGGCAAAGGCCTGCGTGCGGAACGGAACGGCGTGGTGGAACCCATTTTCGGCATTCCCGTCACCCAGCCCGCAGAGCGCACTGCATGGCATCACCAGCACTTCTTCGACAGGCACGGGCATGCCATCAACATGTCCGGCATTGAAGTGGACGACAGCCAGCATCCGCTGGATGCGCAAGGCAAGGTAGTGCATGACAACCTGTATGCAGCAGGAGCCATTCAGGGCCACCATGACTGGATGCGTATGAAGTGCGGAGCGGGCATAGCCATTGCCACGGCATATCGCGCGGTGGAATCCATTTGCGGGACCACCCCGTAACCATCCCCCGCCTGCGGACTATGAAGACGACTGATAAGATATAGACGCCGACAGAGAATGGTGCGGGAAGGATGACCTCCCGCACTCCAGCATGATACGGGAACACACGGAACCTGATCGGAACCTGACAGGAGGGCCCCCCGACTATGACCGTTTTTCGCATTCTGCTCGTACTGGCCTGTTGTATCTGCCTTGCCGGAATAGTCAGGCGCTTCTCGCGGCGTCACAAAGAAACGGCATTTGCGCCTGCGGGGCACAATCACGAGAAATCTTCCCCCTCCGGCCGTTCTTTTGCCACAGCACTTGCCGATATCCTTCTGCTCCGCCGCACAGCCCGCACAAGCATGTACCGCTGGGTCATGCACACCCTCATTCTCATCGGCTTCACAGGCCTGCTGGTGTTCCACGCGCTGGACGACATCATCGGCTACCCGTTCATCCCCGGTTATGAATCCACGCTTGATCCGTGGCAGTGGCTGCGCAACCTGTTCGGCGGCATGGCCCTTGCCGGTATTGTGCTCGCCGCAGCCCGCCGCATGGGCAACGCACGATTGAAGACCTTCTCGCGCAGGCAGGACTGGCTGCTGCTCGCCGTCATAGGCGGTATAATGATTTCCGGATTCCTGCTGGAAGCAAGCAAAATCATCTCGCCCAATGTCTTCAACCGCATGACGGAGAGCTACTTCCTCCCCGAGGACGAGAATGACATTCCCGCGTTGCAGGCATTCTGGTCGGCACACAACGGGGTCATATTCACCCCTCCGGCCAGCACGGATGCCACACTCATTGCCAAAGGCGAGGAACTCAGCGCCAACAACTGCAACTACTGCCATTCCCCCACGGCATCCGCCTTTCTTTCCCGGGCGCTTGCCACGGCCATAGGCCCCGCAGCACCTGCCCTGAACGCCGCAAACGCTGACCTGGGCCTCTGGTACCTGCACATAGTGCTCGCCTTTGCCGCGCTTGCGCTCATGCCGTACGGTAAATTTCTGCACCCTGTTGCCACTCCGGTAAACCTTGCCGTCCGCGGCGGCAGCCATAGCGCCCGCCCGCCGCTCGAAACCACAGCAGCACGCAAGGTGGGCCTTGAAGCCTGCACCCGCTGCGGCGAATGCAGCCTGCATTGCAGCGTTGCTCCGGCCTTTGCAGCCATCGGTAATGCCGACATTCTGCCCTCGGAAAAACTGGTCTCCCTGCGCGGCTATGCTACCGGCACCCTTTCGGAGCATGAAACCGATGCCTTTGCCGAAGGCAGCCGCATCTGCACGGAATGCCTGCGCTGTACGCAAATCTGTCCATCAGGCATCAATCTGCAGGACCTGTGGCTC
This region of Desulfovibrio subterraneus genomic DNA includes:
- a CDS encoding carbohydrate ABC transporter permease, coding for MNKWENNRAWFLILPVFIIVAFSAVIPLMTVVNYSVQDIFGPGQRFFIGTEWFKEVLSDSRLHEALWRQLLFSGLVLLIEMPLGIAIALMMPKKGWGSSACLVVLALPLLIPWNVIGTIWIIFTRPDIGLFGATINGLGIPFDHTASPIDAWITVMLMEVWHWTPLVALLAYAGLRAIPEAYYQAAKIDGASAWAIFRYIQLPKMRGVLTIALLLRFMDSFLIYAEPFVLTGGGPGNSTTFLSIYLVKVAVGQFDLGPAAAFSLIYFLIVLLFCWLFYQALQAVGTGDK
- the glpB gene encoding glycerol-3-phosphate dehydrogenase subunit GlpB, whose amino-acid sequence is MNRYDTIYDVMVIGSGFAGMAATLFAAERGLKVAQTGATGGIDFSTGFLDLMAVHPVAEGRYWDSPWDAIDAVIADHPAHPYARLGKDRIRTAMNDFTEFLRSQKLEYMGHEDRNTPILSPAGTVKRTYRIPRTAWKGTEALRDKAPTLIVDFNGLKGFSGRQIVEMQQTAWPRLKTVRVDFPGSFGELYPEHMAWTLSSPERCRELADSIAEQAKDVEYIGFPAVLGLNDPVRTVTLLEELTGKHVFEIPTLPPSITGPRLRATFDRGLAPRGVCTFSQKLVLEARRDKDGLFTFLIGVPGDARPVKARNAILATGRFFGKGLRAERNGVVEPIFGIPVTQPAERTAWHHQHFFDRHGHAINMSGIEVDDSQHPLDAQGKVVHDNLYAAGAIQGHHDWMRMKCGAGIAIATAYRAVESICGTTP
- a CDS encoding DUF2160 domain-containing protein, which produces MDMEWMAWTPVTAGFFIVIVVMLIGMTCWEIVSPNVARKGLLPIVTTRGDRLFVGLLSSAYIHLAWVGLTDYPVWIATVFSVGFIVAVQRWG
- a CDS encoding carbohydrate ABC transporter permease, which gives rise to MKIRKRYFVLALYLVVLFLPIYWMLNMSLRTNAEILGSLAMYPEHPTLENYMKIFGDPSWYSGYINSIIYVTMNMVISLVTALPAAYAFSRFRFIGDKHVFFWLLTNRMAPPAVFLLPFFQLYSTFNLIDTHIAVALAHCLFNVPLAVWILEGFMSGVPREIDETAFIDGYSFPHFFLRVFIPLIRAGIGVTAFFCFMFSWVELLLARTLTTTSAKPIAATMTRTVSATGLDWGLLAAAGILTIVPGALVIWFVRNHLAKGFALGRV
- the glpA gene encoding anaerobic glycerol-3-phosphate dehydrogenase subunit GlpA, which translates into the protein MKTLSTTVLIIGGGATGTGLARDLSLRGVHCLLVEKRDINSGASGANHGLLHSGARYVASDSEAAIECREEGAILKKLAPQCIDDTGGLFVAVPGDNEDYIANFESMCARSAVPCTAISPEEARALEPALADNIIAAYSVEDAAVDPFMLSLDNLAHAVTLGSEYRCNARVTNLHIRNGRIEKVSVHDDTTGEEFLVEAQLVVNAAGAWAGKIASMAGAKIHLLYSSGSLLITQNRLTSRVINRLRKAADSDILVPGGTVSVLGTTSVTIDDPDKSRPTVEEADRIIDDARAMMPLLETTRYIRAYAGVRPLVLAGNAGDARNVSRGFSLIDHARDSIENFVTITGGKLTTFRLMAERTADLVCAKLGVSAPCVTREVPLPASTMGRWTEPGLTAKAWLGTRDVHDQILCECEMVSRSVVDNIIDTIGAEGPNRGDSMLTAIGLRSRVGKGPCQGGFCGLRVTSHLYDRGCVHAEQGVDELKNFIERRWRGFSPILWGLPAMQADLQEALYCGMMDMELNGHRPDADTLGADSMQEISSLGGRE
- a CDS encoding ABC transporter ATP-binding protein; its protein translation is MARIDLNEIKHSYKPNPRNDDDFALKRVHTTWDDGGAYALLGPSGCGKTTMLNIISGLLKPSHGQILYDGKDVSSLQPEQRNIAQVFQFPVLYDTMTVYDNLAFPLRNRGVPSRDVDARVRKIADTLELSADLGKRAAGLSADAKQKISLGRGLVRSDVAAILFDEPLTVIDPHLKWELRRKLKEIHNEFGLTMIYVTHDQVEAMTFADKIVIMYEGEIVQTGTPEELFERPEHEFVGYFIGSPGMNFMKCTLDGDFARVNGSAIPLEEGCGVRASRLGTDFKIGIRPMYTGVFATREECGNAPAFEGRVLGVEDQGFCRIVTVQFGGQEIKARVSDSRTVVDGACWVVFPADKTRLFFNERLVG
- a CDS encoding DeoR family transcriptional regulator, which codes for MFDTQDAAEEAAEGRHEAVRMRHEQVLQLIREQGFMSIGALAEMFSVTPQTVRRDINILSRQGLLQRHHGGAGPVLSTENVDYLDRRIMCLQEKREIARLVAQQIPARSSLFINIGTTTEEVAKALFKHDKLRVITNNINVAQTMSKNASFEVIVSGGLVRHKDCGIVGEATIDFIRQFKVDYGIIGISSIDMDGTLLDFDYREVRAARAIMENSRKVFLVTDHTKFGRNAMVRLGSIEEIDALFTDKRPPEELVEIMRRAGVALHVAE
- a CDS encoding 4Fe-4S dicluster domain-containing protein; the protein is MTVFRILLVLACCICLAGIVRRFSRRHKETAFAPAGHNHEKSSPSGRSFATALADILLLRRTARTSMYRWVMHTLILIGFTGLLVFHALDDIIGYPFIPGYESTLDPWQWLRNLFGGMALAGIVLAAARRMGNARLKTFSRRQDWLLLAVIGGIMISGFLLEASKIISPNVFNRMTESYFLPEDENDIPALQAFWSAHNGVIFTPPASTDATLIAKGEELSANNCNYCHSPTASAFLSRALATAIGPAAPALNAANADLGLWYLHIVLAFAALALMPYGKFLHPVATPVNLAVRGGSHSARPPLETTAARKVGLEACTRCGECSLHCSVAPAFAAIGNADILPSEKLVSLRGYATGTLSEHETDAFAEGSRICTECLRCTQICPSGINLQDLWLSSKKSLKHRELDGPNTTIRQCNAMQWAEVLSAQGKSRFEQIKGDGLADRAESFWGCVQCTTCTSVCPVVAVSEAPAKDLDLTPQQIMNLLRMGLKDQTLAARMVWSCTTCYKCQEHCPQNIQVADILFELRQIATERMKERKLTACPLPAATSGRFSAAPLPPETKKPEGGKA
- a CDS encoding ABC transporter ATP-binding protein, giving the protein MGLQLKDVSKFVGQEVHLKDISLHLEPGSRYVVLGRTLAGKTSLLRVMAGLDRPSKGTVVAGGVDVTGVSVRKRNIGMVYQQFINYPSLTIYDNIASPLKIHGVPKAEVDRRVREAASMLHIDHLLDRLPAELSGGQQQRTAIARALVKDVDLLLLDEPLVNLDYKLREELRDELQKIFGQRDSVVVYTTTEPSEALMLGGNVIVMHEGRVLQVGTTTDVYQNPANVKVAQVFSDPPINFIPVSIEENCNRFGEDLCLPPTSEIAALPKGEYTFGIRSNKFSLFDLGEGYFPITGTVGLAEINGSETFIHFMHGNESYVVQEEGVHTRKVGSRIAVYAHPGDFYVFNKAGNLLVAPKHGR